The proteins below come from a single Chlamydiales bacterium genomic window:
- a CDS encoding histidine phosphatase family protein, with the protein MLEDIALIPFIFVRHGSTNWSFDQLHLGELDLSLNEIGIKEVQITAKKFCEIRNPIIFSSPRKRTMETAHIIAEQTKSTVHIEIGLDARFYGNFSQDSELCQKFQKAIYKEELSRNVFEALLPKDAEKLEVFGKRIATAILQVIKNNHEKRPLIIVSHGEVYNGLCKHMVKEDLSINKGECRQFFPSRCGKAGWSISEAIHACYTY; encoded by the coding sequence ATGTTAGAAGATATAGCTCTTATACCATTTATTTTTGTTCGACATGGGAGTACAAATTGGTCTTTTGATCAGCTACACTTGGGTGAGCTAGATTTAAGCTTAAATGAAATAGGGATAAAAGAAGTTCAGATAACAGCAAAGAAATTTTGCGAGATTAGAAACCCTATAATTTTTTCTAGCCCACGTAAAAGGACTATGGAGACGGCTCACATTATTGCAGAGCAAACTAAATCTACAGTGCATATTGAAATAGGATTAGATGCTCGATTTTATGGTAATTTTTCTCAAGATAGCGAGTTATGTCAAAAATTTCAGAAAGCTATTTATAAAGAGGAGTTAAGTCGCAACGTATTTGAGGCTTTATTACCTAAGGATGCCGAGAAATTAGAAGTTTTTGGCAAGAGAATAGCTACAGCTATTTTGCAGGTTATAAAAAATAATCATGAAAAAAGGCCACTGATAATTGTATCACATGGTGAAGTCTATAATGGCCTTTGTAAGCATATGGTCAAGGAAGATTTATCTATCAATAAGGGAGAGTGCAGACAGTTTTTTCCTTCACGTTGTGGGAAAGCTGGTTGGAGCATCTCTGAAGCAATTCACGCCTGTTATACTTATTAG